The Flavobacterium faecale genomic sequence GACCGAGTGATGTACAGCCCAAATTATTTTTGACTTTTACATTGTAAAATCCTGGAACAGGATTTAGTAAAATAGGATTGGTCGTCCAAGTCTTTCCATCGTCAAAACTATAAAAATCTGCATTTGTTAAAACAGTAATTTTTCCAACAGTACCGCAAGAGGGTTGTATTGTTGATAGTAAAGGATTGGGTAAATAATAAGGGTTGATAGGGACATTAATAAGATACGGACTAGAAGTACAACCCACACTGTTCTTGATCATAACCGTGTAGTAACCAGTCGTTAAATTAGATTTCAAAGGGCTTGTCTGCCATGAACCTCCACCATCAAAACTATATTCGCTCGCAACAGTTGCAATTGTAATACTACCGTTATTTCCGCAATTAGGCTGAACTATAGTGAGATTTGGATTGGGTAAATAGTATTGGTTAATTAGTGTTTGAAAGGAATTAGATATACACCCCAAATTATTTTTAATCTTGATACTATAATATCCAGCTGGTAAATTTGAAAATATAGGGCTTGTTTGCCATGTATTCCCGCCATCTTTACTATAACCAGTTGCAGAAGTTGTCACGGTAATACTTCCTTGCACATTGCAGGTAGGTTGCGTAACAGTAGCGGTTGGAGCGTTGATATAAGGCTCAGTAAAGTTGACAGATTCAGTAAAGGATTCACAACCTAGAGTATTTTTAATCTTTACAGAATAATAGCCCGATCCTAAATTAGAGAAAACCGGATTAGTAGACCAATTACTCCCGTTGTCTATACTATAAGACGCAGCGGTTGTTGTTACGGTAATACTTCCTTTAGTACCGCATATTGGTTGAACAGCTGTATAAGTAGGCCTTGGTTGTATAGAACTTAGGTTAACGTAGTAATAGTTAGAGACGCAACCGGTGCTGTTTTTAATTTTTACATAATAATAGCCCGCTACCAGATTAGAGAAAACAGGATTTGTTGTCCATGTTACACCATCATCAATACTATAATATGCTGCAGTGGTTGTAAAAGTGATGCTTCCATTCACGCCTGCACAAGGATACACAATTGTTAATGTTGGTTTTTGTAAAGTATAAGAATCTAAATATATTCCTTTTGCATTTGATCTGCACCCAGCATTATTTTTCACCATCACATAATAATTATCGCTGGTCAAATTGTTAAAGGTTGCACTTGTAGACCAAGTAACTCCTCCGTCAATGCTATAAAAATCAGCTGTTGAGCTGATGGTTATGTTGCCAATATTTCCGCAAGAGGGATTTGTATAGGTAAAAAACGCATCTTCTAAATAAAACACGTTTAAACTTACATAGAAGGTGTTGGATTCACATCCTGCACTATTTTTGATCTTAAGATTGTAGCTCCCTCCAACTAAATTTGTAAAAATTGGATTACTTGACCAATTACTCCCTCCATCGATACTATATAGTGCTGCAGTTGTAGTTATGGTTATGCTTCCGGTACTACCACAAGTCGGCTGCACGAAGGTGTATTTAAGATCTGTTAAAACAGGATTATTCAAATAGATATAGTTAGTACGCGAAATACATCCAAGTTTATTTTTAATCATTACCATGTAGCTTCCAGAGGGCAACGTTTTCACGTTAGTAGTTTCCCATGTAGTTCCTCCATCAAAACTGTAAAAGTCTGAAAGTGTATTTATTGTGATGCTACCGTCAGTATCACAACCTGGCTGCAAGACGTCTGTAAATGGTTGGTCTAAGTAGGGAACACTCAAGTAGGCGTAATTGGTAAGAGAGGTACAACCAGCTGCATTTTTCACCATTATTTGATATGTTCCAGGATCAAGATTGGTTGCAATATTACTAGTTGTCCAAGTTTTACCATTATCAAAACTATAAAAATCTCCAATAGTAGCAATTGCAATACTACCTCCTGTGCCACAAATGGGCTGGACTACACTAGATTCAGGGTACTTTGTATTTAGGTCAGAAATATAGGCGTTTGTGAATTCCGAAGTACAACCTAACTTATTTTTTATTGCTACAGAATAATTTCCTGTAGTTAAGTCTGTAAAAATATTGCTTGTAACCCAATTTTTTCCACCATCAAAAGTGTAAAAGTCAGCAACAGTATTTACAGTTATATTCCCATTCTCACCGCAAGCAGGATTGATTATTGTAAAAGTTGGTTTCTCTAGCGTTACACTACTGATTAAAATGGTATTAAAATTTGAAATACAGCCTTGATTGTCCTTTGTTCTTATTTTATAAGTTCCGTTTGGAAGTTTGGTTGCTACTGGATTCGTCGTCCAGGTGAGTCCGTCGTCAAAACTATAAAATGCCGCAGAAGTAGTAATTGAAATAGTTCCAAAATCACCACAAAAAGCTGGATTGGTGAAGTTGAAGTTAGGGTAGGACGTAAATGGGGTATAAATCGTAACCTCCAATGGATAAGAAATACAGTCGTTTACGGTTTTTATTTTGACATTATAAGTGCCTGGTGATAAATTGCTTTTTGTAGCATTTGTAGACCAAGTGGTGCCATTGTCAAAACTAATTTGAGAGGCAGGTGAGGTAACTTCAATTGTTCCGGTTGAAATATAGCAGCTAGGTTGCGATACAGTAACAATAGGTACTGTAGCGATTTGTGAAGGCTCAATAGTAACAGAGGCCGAATTACTACAGCCATCAATGTCAGTTACAGTAACCGAATAGGTTCCTATTTTGGTAACGGTTGCGCTTTGGGTTGTAGCGCCAGTACTCCACAAATAGGCTGTACCTGTAGAGGCCGTTAGCACCGTACTCCCTGAGCAAACATTAAGGATACCACTAATTGTAACACTTGGGTTTTTTACCTCTAATGATATGGGAATTACCTTGAAACAAGTCGCATTTTGAGCAACACGTACATACAAGATTTTACTTGTACTGCTGTATGCAGTACTGGTAGAAATTGGATTCGTATTTGCAGTCGCATCTGCAAATGTGGTAAAGTACGTAAAAGTAAATCCTGTTGTTGTAGCTACTAGATTAGAATTCGCATCTGTCAGGTTAAAAATTTCACTTCCATCGTGATTGGCATCACACAAAGATAACTTTGTAGTATTTACAGAAAAGATACATGATGTTGAACAATTTTGGAACGAAATATCCCATCCAGGATTGGCGTCAGGGTCGTTAGCAGCAGAGAACACAGTTCCTGAGCAGGAAGCAATGCCGCTCGTATTATAAGTAGCACTTACGCCAACATTATAATTCGCATTTAAAATATTTGGAAAGTTCTTTGCATCTAGCGTAAAACAAAACTGCTGCTTTGTCTTGTCCAAGCTTGAGGTTGTCGTCGTTTGGTATACTGATTTACCATCGCTATCATACAAATCCAAGGTAATAGTTCCTAAGGTAGCTGTAATTCCACCAGAATTAGGTACAGTATAACTTCCGCAAACATTAATTGGTACTGTGCTACATACTTTATTTAAGGGTTGCAGTTCAATAGACCCTTGTAAATTTTCGTTAGAATGTAAAAGGCAGATATCATCTACATACATATAACCAAAATGTCCTCCCAAACCACAGCGAGAAGCCATAAATTCCACTGTGAATTCTTCATTATTTGGTATAGATGAAATGTCTAATAGGCCCGATTGCCAGTTTTCAGTGTATAGAATTGCGGCATAGCTATCAGGAATTTTGGTAAAAATGCAGTTGGTTTCATCTCCAACGAGACAAAATTCACTCACAACTGTACCGGCTGCATTGATTATTCTGGCCTTGATAAACGGTTGATTATCCTTATGGCTAGAATCATAAACGGTCATCAATACCGTTTTGAAATTAAACTTAAAATAATTTTCATTATTGGTTTTAAATCTTTTTCCTTGAATAATAGACCCATAAGTCGATGAGTTATCATAATTTATTTTTAGTGCAAATTGGTCAAAGGCTTTGATATTCCCTAAGTATGGATCAATTATGTTCGAAGGAACAGTAGTTGCCATCACATTGGTACTGTTCGGATTGTAAACGTCGATGTAGGAGTTGGCCGTATTGGTAATCGATCTGCACTGTGTAGGTCCAGGAGGATCTCCAATTGTATATAAAAAGTTTTTAAGTTTTGATATTCCATTAACCGTCTCTTGTTGTTCAAATCCATTATTGGTACACATCTCAACTGCAGTTTGCGTTGCTAATGCAGCTGAGGCTTTCTTATACTCTAGATTTTTACGTGTCTGTATATTTTTCAAGAAAGTTTTCTTCTCTTCCTCATTCGAAATTAATTCTCCTTTTTCATTTTCAATTTGTATAGTATGTACTTGAGAATAAGTGCTAAAAACAACAAAAAATAAAAGTAAAAAATGTTTCATAAGTAATGGTTAAAATTTAATGTCGTATTTTATTCCAAAATTAGTCAGGACAAAATTTAATTTTTCTTTGAGGTTTTCGAATGATTTATAAGCATCAAAATCTAACCATTGATATTTTATTCTCCGCCATAGAATTTCAATCAGGTTTAACTCTGGAGAATAAGGTGGCAAAAAGTAAATTAAAACATCTTTTTTCTTTCCATTGTTCTATTTTAGCCATAAACTTCTTTGATTTGTGTATGGGAGAATTGTCAAGAATTACAATGGTTTTTTTAATGGTTTGTTCCACAAATCGATTCATAAAACTGATGATTCTATCTGAATTAAAGGTTGTTTCAAGTGTTTCGAAATAGAGTTTATTTTTACGGGTCATTAATCCAACTACATTCTGATATTTACCTTTAGCAGCGGGTAACAAAATTGGATTATCCTTTGTTTGCCAAGCATAAGGCACATTAGGAGAGAGTCCAAAATGACTTTGGTCTCCAAAATATAAATCAATATAACCGCTATCTTCCAAACTCTTTAATGTTTCTATCTGCTCTTGTTTAAATCTAAATTGTTCTTCGTTGCGTTTGCCTTTCAAAGAGAGTCTAGCTCTTTTCCACTTATAGCCCAGTAACTTTTAAAAAATTCTGCAAAGTCTTTTTGCAGATGACAATATTGTGTTGCTCCTCAAAGTAAATTAATACATTTTTTAAATTTCTATTGTGAAGTTCTAATTGCTTGGAAACTTCTTCCGTATAGTCTTTTAAAAGAGTTTTTGCTCCTCTTCCTTCTGATATAGCAAGAGAATCAACCCCAATACTAGCCCAACTATCAAACCAACGTTCAATCGTTCTGCGACTGACTTTAAAAATAGAAGCCAAGTCTTTAATCTTGTGTCTTTGATGTGATAAAACAAGGCATTGACTACGTTTCCTAACAGTATTATTAGGGCTATTTTGGTAAAGGTGCTCTAGTACCAAAACCTCTTCTTCTTTTAGTGTTACATATCTCATAATGAGATAAATATAGTAAATTTTTCATATATTAACAACAAAATACGACATTATTTTATTCTTATTACTTATATGTAAATTACGATCCGACAAAAGTAATTAAATATTCACAAATCTTAATATAAAGTTAAAGAAAAAACCCGCTAAATGGTGAACTTTCAGAAACGGAAAAACCTTCATAAAAACCGAATCTAATTGATCAGGTTTTTATGAAGGTTTTAATAATTTTTAACTATGATTTACTTTATAATTTCGAAATCAATTCGGCAACCACGGCGGTCCATCCTGTTTGATGTGAAGCACCTACGCCACGACCTGTTTCGCCATGAAAATATTCATAAAATAGCACTAAGTCTTTATTTTCTTCCATTTTATAAAAATCTTTGTAATCACCATGTACTACTCTTGCACCATTAGAATCTAGCTCAAAAATAGAAATTATTCTTTTGCTTAATTCCTGAGCTATCTGAGATAAATTCATAAGGTTGCCAGAGCGCGTAGGGAATTCCACTTTAAAACTATCGCCATAAAATTCGCCAAATTTAGCCAATGATTTTATGATTAAGTAATTGATCGGAATCCATATTGGTCCTCTCCAGTTAGAATTTCCCCCAAACATACCAGAAGTTGAATCTCCAGGTTCATACGATATTTCTTGTTCTATTCCCGCGATTGTGATCGAAAATGGATGAAATTCATGGTATTTGGAGACTGCTCGAATGCCGTTATCAGCCAAAAATTCATTTTCATCTAGTAAATATCCGAGTAGTTTTTCTAATCGAAATTTATCCAATAATGAAAAAAGTAAATCACCTTTCTCGTTGGTCTGAACGAAGTTTTCGTCTGAGGTAATGGAATTGAAAAAAGCTCTTCTTTTTTGAAAATCATCCATTTTACATCCGCATTGTTCTGGCAAAATTGCTACAGCAAACATAGAAGTAATTCCTACTATGGATCGAATCTTTAACGACTCTTTACTACCATCAGGTTTGAATAATAAATCATAGAAAAAGTTGTCTTGATAATCCCAAAGTTCTTGATTTAACGAATTGGCAATCAGAATGAAATGTTCATAAAATTTTGTAATTAAATCTTCAAAAGTAGCATCATGTAAAGTGATTTCTATCGCTATTTCCATCATATTAAGCGCATACATCGCCATCCAAGCCGTAGCATCCACTTGTTCAAGAGAATAACCCTCAGGTAAATTATTTCGATCAATCACAGCGATATTGTCCAATCCCAAAAAACCACCGTTGAAGATGTTATTTCCGTTATCGTCCTGCCTGTTTGCCCACCAAGTAAAGTTGATCAACAGTTTTTGAAATATTCGCTTTAAAAAATCTACATCTTGTTGCTTGTAAATCTCGTTCTCAATTTTGTATACCTGCAAAGCCGACCACGCTTGTATAGGAGGATTCACGTCGGAGAAGTTCCACTCATAAGCGGGTATTTGACCGTTAGGACTCATATACCATTCCCGCATGATGAGTAACAGCTGGTTTTTTGCAAAAGTAGGATCAATCATTCCCATCGGAATGCAATGAAAAGCGAGATCCCAAGCGGCGTACCAAGGATATTCCCAAGTGTCAGGCATGGAGATTACATCTTGATTAACCAAGTGCCTCCAATTGACATTGCGTCCCAGGAGACGTTCAGGAGCTAATTCGATATTCTCGGGACTTTGCGTGAGCCACTGATTGATATTGTAATTATAAAATTGTTTGCTCCACAGTAAGCCAGCAAAAGCCTGTCGTTGAATATTCTTTTGATCGTCTGATAGTCCTTTTCGAAAAAAAGAATCAAAAAACGAATTATTTTCAGCTAATCGTGTCTCAAATACTGCTCCAAAAGTAGCATCGAAGGGTTGTTCAATATTTTGGTTTGTAAGCCGTAAATAAATTGTTTTGGTCGAATGTGCTTCTATTTCTAAATCATAAAGTGGAGCACATTTCGTTCCAAATTTTCGATTGACAAGTTGGTTTTTTAATTCTTTATTATGGTTGCAAAGCGCTTCATGAAACGCATCTTTAACAAATACAGAATCATTTTTTTGATTGAAAATTTTTTCCGTATTGGTTTCATTATCTGTAAATAGGACGTCTTCAGTGTCTTGAAAGTACAAATTATAAGTTCCTAAATCGCTATGGTCAATTGCAATACAGTTTTTGGTCTGTAATTGTAAGGTAGGTTTCTGTGGTTCACTATTTTTAGTCCAATTGTTTTTGAACCATAGGGTAGGTAGTACGGTTAAAGGTGCGCTTTCGGCAGAACGATTAACAATCTCAATTTTGATACAAATATCATCAGGATTGTTCTTTGCATAGGTAATGGTAACATCATGGTATCGTTTATCTTCAAGGATTCCGGTATCCAGTAACTCATATTCAGTTTCTAGCTTGGATCGTTTTTGATTGGTTTCAATCAAATCTTCATACGGAAATTTATCGATAGGATATTTATACAAAAACTTCATATAGGAATGCGTCGGGGAATTATCCAAAAAATAGTATAACTCCTTTACATCTTCGCCATGATTTCCTTCGCTATTAGTCAAACCATAGAGTCTTTCCTTTAGAATAGGATCTTTTCCATTCCATAACGCTAGAGCAAAACACAAATTTTGTCTGTTGTCTGATATCCCACCCAGTCCATCTTCGCCCCATGCATAGGCACGTGACCGCGCATGATCATGCGGAAAATAATTCCAAGCATCACCATTAGCACTATAATCTTCTCGTACGGTTCCCCATTGTCGCTCAGAGAGGTAGGAACCCCATTTTACTAGCGGTACTTCTTTTGTTTTATTTTCGGTTATTCGTTTTAATTCTTCATTCATAATCATCCGCCTTTCGAAAAACCTTCAAAAACAGTCATTCCACCGTCTATAAAAATGCTCGCACCTGTAATATAATCAGAATCATCAGAGGCTAAAAAAA encodes the following:
- a CDS encoding T9SS type B sorting domain-containing protein; amino-acid sequence: MKHFLLLFFVVFSTYSQVHTIQIENEKGELISNEEEKKTFLKNIQTRKNLEYKKASAALATQTAVEMCTNNGFEQQETVNGISKLKNFLYTIGDPPGPTQCRSITNTANSYIDVYNPNSTNVMATTVPSNIIDPYLGNIKAFDQFALKINYDNSSTYGSIIQGKRFKTNNENYFKFNFKTVLMTVYDSSHKDNQPFIKARIINAAGTVVSEFCLVGDETNCIFTKIPDSYAAILYTENWQSGLLDISSIPNNEEFTVEFMASRCGLGGHFGYMYVDDICLLHSNENLQGSIELQPLNKVCSTVPINVCGSYTVPNSGGITATLGTITLDLYDSDGKSVYQTTTTSSLDKTKQQFCFTLDAKNFPNILNANYNVGVSATYNTSGIASCSGTVFSAANDPDANPGWDISFQNCSTSCIFSVNTTKLSLCDANHDGSEIFNLTDANSNLVATTTGFTFTYFTTFADATANTNPISTSTAYSSTSKILYVRVAQNATCFKVIPISLEVKNPSVTISGILNVCSGSTVLTASTGTAYLWSTGATTQSATVTKIGTYSVTVTDIDGCSNSASVTIEPSQIATVPIVTVSQPSCYISTGTIEVTSPASQISFDNGTTWSTNATKSNLSPGTYNVKIKTVNDCISYPLEVTIYTPFTSYPNFNFTNPAFCGDFGTISITTSAAFYSFDDGLTWTTNPVATKLPNGTYKIRTKDNQGCISNFNTILISSVTLEKPTFTIINPACGENGNITVNTVADFYTFDGGKNWVTSNIFTDLTTGNYSVAIKNKLGCTSEFTNAYISDLNTKYPESSVVQPICGTGGSIAIATIGDFYSFDNGKTWTTSNIATNLDPGTYQIMVKNAAGCTSLTNYAYLSVPYLDQPFTDVLQPGCDTDGSITINTLSDFYSFDGGTTWETTNVKTLPSGSYMVMIKNKLGCISRTNYIYLNNPVLTDLKYTFVQPTCGSTGSITITTTAALYSIDGGSNWSSNPIFTNLVGGSYNLKIKNSAGCESNTFYVSLNVFYLEDAFFTYTNPSCGNIGNITISSTADFYSIDGGVTWSTSATFNNLTSDNYYVMVKNNAGCRSNAKGIYLDSYTLQKPTLTIVYPCAGVNGSITFTTTAAYYSIDDGVTWTTNPVFSNLVAGYYYVKIKNSTGCVSNYYYVNLSSIQPRPTYTAVQPICGTKGSITVTTTAASYSIDNGSNWSTNPVFSNLGSGYYSVKIKNTLGCESFTESVNFTEPYINAPTATVTQPTCNVQGSITVTTSATGYSKDGGNTWQTSPIFSNLPAGYYSIKIKNNLGCISNSFQTLINQYYLPNPNLTIVQPNCGNNGSITIATVASEYSFDGGGSWQTSPLKSNLTTGYYTVMIKNSVGCTSSPYLINVPINPYYLPNPLLSTIQPSCGTVGKITVLTNADFYSFDDGKTWTTNPILLNPVPGFYNVKVKNNLGCTSLGQFTNINASYLAAPAVTTTQPSCAVPTGTIEINTPASQFSFDNGATWTTNPKNTNLPLGYYYIKIKSSIGCESNAQNTSIGYPPATNTAPITSATQPTSCGTTDGSITVVTTASEYSFNDGVTWTSSPTKINLAAGTYFIKTRSSTSTCGSKSATVTLNSGTVIAAPTFTVTNPGCNNLYGAITITTPASYYSFDNGLSYVTTNTKSDLLVGDYKVKIKNAAGCISDPATAIIKATSSNLAAPLYTVVQPNCSTATGTITITTNAAFYSFDDGNTFSTSKTQTDLPAGNYSIKIKDASGCLSLASSVTINVKPTVANAPVVAVTHPLNCTTSTGKISVTSFAALFSFDNGVTWSSSNTSGPLTAGTYQVVVKETISGCPSLAIAAIINAPPNAPSAPAITAVQPTTCANPFGTITITSAAFEYSFDNGITYTTNPNSGLLIAGNYQVKVRNSFYCESTSVAAEILAPIDYPLAPNFTAVQPDCNNSNGTITIQTVASEYSFDNGVTWSASATSNNVLPATYQLKIKNSFGCISPPSAAAIIPFTNFTAVPTATSPQTYCIQQNVTLSDITISGQNIKWYDSITNGSQQINTLTIQNGSTYYASQTIDGCESMRVPVLISITNTNAPTGSTNQTFCSSLNPTLNSITVTGTAIKWYDSASNGLLLTNNTPIADGTIYYASQTANSCESVSRLAVKVDLITTLPSNDYEELLCDDLNDAKEIVDLTSYSSKVVANTIGHTFAFYTSQNGAENELLTAKISSPATYNLVLGSNKIYIRINSNSSCYAVAVLTLIVVAKPNIPISDIVPICENSSITISAGGTENSYLWSTGETTPSITVVDPGIYSVTATTNYGTINCSSTKSFTVKKSTLPTISSIETKDWTDNQNTITILVGGTGTFEYSVDGMKYQDNNQFENLIPGKYAVFVRDKNGCGYVEEEVYLVMYPKFFTPNNDGYNDTWRIQSSEFEEDFIVKIFDRYGKLIKVLSKDQSWDGTYNGQILPSTDYWFIATKADKKEYRGHFTLKR
- a CDS encoding transposase, encoding MPPYSPELNLIEILWRRIKYQWLDFDAYKSFENLKEKLNFVLTNFGIKYDIKF
- a CDS encoding transposase, translating into MKGKRNEEQFRFKQEQIETLKSLEDSGYIDLYFGDQSHFGLSPNVPYAWQTKDNPILLPAAKGKYQNVVGLMTRKNKLYFETLETTFNSDRIISFMNRFVEQTIKKTIVILDNSPIHKSKKFMAKIEQWKEKRCFNLLFATLFSRVKPD
- a CDS encoding helix-turn-helix domain-containing protein; the protein is MRYVTLKEEEVLVLEHLYQNSPNNTVRKRSQCLVLSHQRHKIKDLASIFKVSRRTIERWFDSWASIGVDSLAISEGRGAKTLLKDYTEEVSKQLELHNRNLKNVLIYFEEQHNIVICKKTLQNFLKVTGL
- a CDS encoding MGH1-like glycoside hydrolase domain-containing protein, with the translated sequence MNEELKRITENKTKEVPLVKWGSYLSERQWGTVREDYSANGDAWNYFPHDHARSRAYAWGEDGLGGISDNRQNLCFALALWNGKDPILKERLYGLTNSEGNHGEDVKELYYFLDNSPTHSYMKFLYKYPIDKFPYEDLIETNQKRSKLETEYELLDTGILEDKRYHDVTITYAKNNPDDICIKIEIVNRSAESAPLTVLPTLWFKNNWTKNSEPQKPTLQLQTKNCIAIDHSDLGTYNLYFQDTEDVLFTDNETNTEKIFNQKNDSVFVKDAFHEALCNHNKELKNQLVNRKFGTKCAPLYDLEIEAHSTKTIYLRLTNQNIEQPFDATFGAVFETRLAENNSFFDSFFRKGLSDDQKNIQRQAFAGLLWSKQFYNYNINQWLTQSPENIELAPERLLGRNVNWRHLVNQDVISMPDTWEYPWYAAWDLAFHCIPMGMIDPTFAKNQLLLIMREWYMSPNGQIPAYEWNFSDVNPPIQAWSALQVYKIENEIYKQQDVDFLKRIFQKLLINFTWWANRQDDNGNNIFNGGFLGLDNIAVIDRNNLPEGYSLEQVDATAWMAMYALNMMEIAIEITLHDATFEDLITKFYEHFILIANSLNQELWDYQDNFFYDLLFKPDGSKESLKIRSIVGITSMFAVAILPEQCGCKMDDFQKRRAFFNSITSDENFVQTNEKGDLLFSLLDKFRLEKLLGYLLDENEFLADNGIRAVSKYHEFHPFSITIAGIEQEISYEPGDSTSGMFGGNSNWRGPIWIPINYLIIKSLAKFGEFYGDSFKVEFPTRSGNLMNLSQIAQELSKRIISIFELDSNGARVVHGDYKDFYKMEENKDLVLFYEYFHGETGRGVGASHQTGWTAVVAELISKL